The genomic DNA taattgatgttttaatttacttaatttaGCACAAATCTTTTTTCCATATAAATTTAGCACTACTCTACTCTATCACTTAAAACTCATTAATTGAGTTAGTGTCACGGGTTAATCACACACCAACTTAGTTAAAAAAgtactaaaatatacatatagTAAGATATAAAGCACATGCCGATTATATTAGCATAGCCTTAAATTTACCATTCaaccaaagttttttttttttaattttaattatattacgTACACTTTATTACCTTAatcaattgtatatattaattACCAATATTGTTAACGAGTTGACATTACAAATTAACTCAACACTAAATCAAGATTGATGACAATATATTGATAAACAATTGTATTcgtttattatttttaatctgatatttttatgtgtttaaatttcgCTTTTACTTACAAATTAatctattttttcattttattatctTAAATATTTTAcgtgttattattattaattaggtTTAAACCATATGTTTTTGTTGATGAAGAATCAAACAAGGGAACGTGATGGTATGACGGTTCATCTAGCTTAAGGTCAGGCGGAGAGCCACTATGCCAGGTGGGGTAAGAGTGGCCGAAAGGTTGTTAGTGACAGAGAGAGAATCGGGAttgagagagagaaagaaagagaatCCCCCGGTTTATATATTCTAAAGTAGGATATTGAAGTGTCATGTTTCACTATCTTATTGATAATTGTAGGGTAAGATAATAAGTTGTTCTGTGATAGTTAACCTAAACTAAATAATGATGAAAGTTGGCATCATAAATGTTGGTTACTCACTTGATTTAACAGTAGAGAAGTTAATTCCAAGAAAATCTTTGAATGAGATTTTCTAAAAGGGCAACCATATGGAAGATAATTCCTAAGAGTGATTTTGAAGAGTGGGGACCTAAAAGTTGTATATGAGGAGTAGGGAGCCTTCCTTCCTAATCATTCCCTCACGTAAGTGAAATTCATTTATGAATAAATCAGATAGGCATCCCAATTCCACTTTTGAGTCAACATGTGGACCAATTCTTTGAATGTTTTATTTAAAAGAAGCCAAAAACTAACATTTCATTTCAAGCAAACAAAATCAAGATGTTAATCCATGTGCACATTATTTCTCTTAAATtctcatttaaaatttaaataaaaattaatataatcacTTTTTAATTGTCACACCATGTTTGGCagtatgtttttttttaatttttaaattttttttatttactgaGAGTATGGTGATCATGTCCTTCTCTATGTCAccaccaaataaaaaaataatttgagttttaaaaaataaaaatcacataAAAAAAAGTCCAACATAATAAAAGTGATGACACCAATCTATTTTGCTCCACCACTATTCTACCATTGGTTACGTTAAATATATTGACAACTctctaaaatttattttctgcCCCACGAAAATACTAGTATTAAAGGTGGGTATTTATATAGGTGGCACTAAATAGATTGGCAAGACCCaaataattgatttttttttttaattctaacAACCAATGATTGGCTGATGTGGCAAGTGAGTGACGTCAATTTCTTTGGCTCCATCCATTTTTACTATTCATTTTAGATTATTTACGTACATAATAAAAAAATTGgtcatttttataattaataaaaaattcgagttatttttatgaaaaatctgCTTTAACCATTAATCGAaccgaaaatttttcaaaaataattaacaaaacttaaatattttggttaattccacaattaatcaaattaaccaaaatttacatgtttttttatttttaaaacaattataaaacatatcaaataaaaataaattgataatgtGCATTTAAtcgaattattcaaattattcgaacTATCCGAACTatccgaattaaccgaattaacatGTAATATATAATAGCCTAagacatataatatataatattatttattaagttcggttaatttagttaattcaattaattaccCGATTTCAAATTgatttaaccgttaaccgaaattctaaaaaaaatttaaccgaCCTCTGACCGAACTAGATCAATTAACTGACCGATTAATCGAATTAGATCAATTcaatcaattaattcaattttaaccgaAGTTTAAACACCCCTAGATTTGGTGTTTTTTTATGATGGAAATGTTACTTTTTAATGTTTGGTATGTTAGAATCGTAAAgttctaatataaaatttaataaatcaaGATTTGTCATGTTAGATTATTAATAATAAGACTAACTGCAAAAACGTACCTAAATTTATTGATATCTTCAAAGCTTCAAATCTTGaggttttgatcttccaaattaacaCGCAAGTATTTTAGATAATGGTGGCTCTCTCATTTCTGAAAGTGAGATGTCAAAAAAATGATGTATCTGTAATTTGAGAACCATAACCTTAATATATAACATTTGCACATTAACATTAATCTCTAATCGGCTAATCATCAAATATAAATTAGTTACTAGAATATCTACATACATTTGACCCATAGtttatttaataactaaagcTCGATAAGTCTTAACCAAATTATATCGCTTTTAATTTAGGTTAacttttatgatagtaaataatgtgtaattattcttattatatatatatatgtgatgtctaTATTTTTTAAGAAATACgctagaaaatatttattaaaatcttAAAAAGTTATATTCACATGTTAGGTTCACTAAATAATTTCCAGAAAACTTGATGATAATTTTCGAAGAATGTTGTtgcattttaatattttcaatgattttattaataataaatatttttattaattatgtattaataatattttaattgatagttttaaaattttctttttaatttatagTTCTACTCGAGACTAATATATTTCGAAATCTTTACATTAGGATATATATATTGGAAAGTTGAAATGCCATGTacgaattttaattaatttcattccCAACTTTTTCATGGATAGTACAGTTTGTGATACATTGGGTGTGAGTGGTTGAGATTAAAGAGACCAGCTTTATTATTATGAAGTTTTGTCCTGTGAATTTttctaataatatttatttggtattcaagttttatattttttaatgtaATAATTGCATTATTTTTTTTGTCTAATATGGTACTTGTATTTAaaaaagttatattttatgataccTAAAAATAATTGTGCTAatcttttagtgtttaattcaattttaaggtTGATTTAATGGAAGTCATTTACTAATATTATTAGgtttgatttttttataattttgttaataaagtaaatttagtgttaattataaatttgtttaatttatcaaatacagTTCAACAAATATGATTTAATTCGGGTTTTAAGTTTAGTTTGGTGAAAGTTAATTGCTGATATTATTAGCTAATTAAGAATTTCTGTCAAACAATTCTAAAAGCTGAATTAAATACTAAAAGTTAACATTGTTACCTATAAGtaccaaaatttataattttgtcaAATATATATACCACATTGGATAAAAAATAACACAAATGTCACATTAAAAAAGTGTTATACTTAGAgatcaaataatatattaatatttttttacttcTCATTTATATAGAAAAATAACTCTCACCACTTATCAAGAGAACCACTTTGCATTCAACTCAAACAGCGCTGTCATAATATAAATGCAGTATCCAATTACCTTTCGAATCAGGACTATGAGCTGCTTTGCGTTGTCCAAGAGAATGCTGCTTAAGCGCTCTAAAATATTATTTTGCCCAGCTTATCGAAAACCTAATAGTCTTAGCAGAGTTCCAAGTAAATTGAAAGACCGGACCAAAGAACCCTACATTAAGCGACCACGTTGAAGAAATAGTATGGactgaaaagaaagaaagaaatatgcacaaattaatgtttaaaataaaggaaaaaaattaattcTATGAttaagaaatgaaattaaatacgatacgatatgatttttttttttttgtttagaaAAAGTGAGAAAGTTCTGGAACTTCATTAACCAAGGATGTAAAAGCCATTTAATACAAAATAAATGTCATCATCAACGAAACTACATCCGACTAACTACCCTAGATTAGTACTAAGATTTATTATATATAGAATAacattctctctttttctttttgaacgaacattctaattttttctattactataatttaagaaaattacgattttgtttattatatttccttaattaattattataggccttttcattatttaattatttattaatttaggaAATGTACAACATTTTGTCTGTCTTACATTgttttttgttcttttattttcataatCACCTTGCTGCTTTTTcatcattaataataataaaaaattactaGATTATATTGTATTTTCTCAATGAAATTATGTCAGCTAAACCAAACAACATTTTAATACAAAATTAAACATGGATaaagtaatttaaaattataattttattaataaaggtAATTACGTATTCTGAATTCCAAACAAACTATAAGCtaagaaaaggaaaaagttgGAGGAAAAATGGTGTGAAATTTTGTTTCCTTTACAAGTTAGAGCTGAAACAACCCATCTTCCTAATTGATTAGAGTAAGTGAGAGAGAGCTCACAAACTCATTACAGTGGCTCTAACCTCCAACCAAATATTAATAAAAAGACAAATGCATAACGACTCATGGATCCATAGGTTTATAAAAGATGATAGATGGGTCGTTGAGAGTAATTACTTATCACTGCTCTACACCGACTTAGAATACCATACAGCTACGTATGAAGCACCCCCAATTACTATAAATATTAATGCACCCCATTCCCCTTATTTCTCAATCCTCCTCCTCTTTTGTTGTGAAGAAAAAAATGGTTGGTGTGTTTAGGTTAGTGAGTGGGTATCCGGGACCAAGTGGCTTTGGTTCAGCCTCCACCGCCCAAGAGGTTACCGAAGGGATTGATGGAACCAACTTGACTGCTCTAGTTACCGGTCATCGCCTCTCTCTTCTTCATTTTTTTGCAATTTTCACATCATATCCTCTCTAGCTTCCATGcttttacttttatatatttttttccttCTTACCACTTTTTCTCACACACATATAGACTGTCATTTTGTTAAAAGTGTGCTTGAAATAGATTAAAACTTGCATTTCCATCCATAACAAGGTATTTCATTTCTCTATTATACTCAACCCAGAGATTCTCTTTTTTAGCAAAAAGGATTGTTCACAAATCCAGGATTTGTGTCAAGATGATCACTTTATTTGTAATTCAATCTTATTCGTAAACAAACAATTAAACTTTGCGCAGAAACACAAGGACGACGATCACATAACTCTGTCCTAACCAAACAAACATCTTCGCCCTAGGGATTTAGTTATTATAATCTAATTTCACATAATTTGTCAGCTTTACTGTTTTTATtggttttttatttgttttttagtTCAAATCACTAACAGTCTTACCAATTTTGTCCGTTGACTGATGAGAAATTTTTTAATGGTGATAATGATTTTGATAAATACATATATCATTAATATGAACACGAATAAATTATTGAGTTATActgaatttaaatataaaaataaattctcaAAAATAATGCAAACACAAATCCGTCGTGGTCATAATTCAACCCTGTATATATTTATTTGTTCCTCTGTCTAGTTTGTACTATGATATTGTACAATTATTTTTTTGGATAAGTTGCGTCCTGCCTCCCTACAAAGTGATCAGTGATCAGGTATCGAAATTAAATGATATGTTTTAcgatttaatagtttatatttttataaaattgaaagaattaaattaaaattttattatttttaaaggttaaaatataataatattattattaatttaaaatacctaagtaaaaaaaattatattttagaggTCACGGTATTTGCGACTGCTCCCCCAGTTCTCGACGTCGTTTTTACATATCATTCTGTTCTGTGCTGTTAGAAAAGTGTTGTCTTACTTGAGTTCTTGTAGGCTCGCTGTCTTTGAATGTGACGAGTGAAGACTCGTTAAATCACTACACAAAGTGTAAATTATTGAAGTTGTTTTTTTGAAAATGAAGGAGGAGCAAGTGGAATTGGGTTGGAAACTTCTAGAGTATTGGCTCTTCGTGGAGTCCACGTCATCATCGGTGCAAGGAACATGAAAGCCGCGAATGAAGCAAAGAACAAAATTGTTAGAGAGAACACAAGAGCCCGTATAGATGTTCTGGAGCTGGATCTTTGCTCTACTAGTTCAATCAGAGCATTTGCCGACAATTTCATTGCTCTTCATCTTCCTCTTAATATCTTAATGTAAACCAAAAAACCCTCTGAAACCTCAATCtactctcttttattttatttgaggATTCATGACAGGATTTTTCAACCTTTCTCAGAAACAATGCTGGCATCATGTTTTGTCCCTTTCAGCTTTCTCAAGATGGAATAGAGGTGCAGCTTGCAACTAATCATATAGGTAAGAATTTAACCACATATGATGATACATAGtttatcattttaaattatgtctGGTTCAATAACAATCTATTTCAACAGCCCAgtattaatcttttatttttcagGACATTTCCTCTTAACAAACCTTCTACTGGACACAATGAAGAACACAGTTAAAGCAACAGGGATCCAAGGAAGGATTGTCAACTTATCATCAATAGCTCACCACTACTGTTATTATAAAGGGATCCGATTTCATAAGATCAATCACAAACAAGGGTATGCAAACTGTTgattaattattttgatataatgaatGACCAATAAATTGTTCAACAACTATGCATTTTAATTTAATAGACTTTTCATtattaatggttaattattttctCACAGATACAGTGAGAAAAGAGCATATGGGCAGTCCAAATTAGCTAATATATTGCATGCCAATGAACTCTCTCGTCGGTTGCAGGTGAAACTTGAAAAAggtttattatttgtttatttctcatTGAAGAATCATGGTATGAGTAACCATAAACTGAACATCCATGATTTTTCAaggttttgttttttctttttttaaagaagaagaaagattgaGGTTGATGAAtgaattattttgatataatgaatGACCAATAAATTTGGGCGGCCAAAGTTGTTGAACAATTTGATTATTTATGACACGTAGGAGGAGGGTGTGAACATCACAGTTAATTCGGTTCACCCGGGATTGATTATGACGCCTCTGTTTAGACACTCCGCTGCTCTGATGAGTATGTTCACGTTACTTCCTTCTTCTTTTTCCCGACaatcattaatttattttcacttaatgATTTGACCTCTACATGCTTTTGTTGGTAtcctattttttaattttaccctttaaaaatattgttttattttaacccAAACTAATAGTATAATGCCGCATTGCATTTTTAAAtggaaaatatataaattataataaacaactttaaaattttatcctttcaaaaattttataaaatatatatggaaTCTAAATttatgtttcaattaaaaataaaaaatttaaattttctttatataaattaaaaatcatccATCTTTTAAAGTTTCAAATTAAATCTAATAGGGTGAATGGCCATCATGCTCTACTGCCACTCATCAGTCATCATTTGAATCCCAATTTCATTACTATCTTATTTTCTAGTTCAGTAGAACAACGGGAGTCTCTAAAATTTAATGTCGTTACAAAGCGTGATTCTGTTCTTGTTAGGTCAAAATTTACactgaattaaaaaaattgaacagCAATTTGAATTTGACCTCCttagattaaattattaaattaaaattattaaataaattaaaattaaaaaatttaagaattaaagGGGTCAGTCAAAATAAGGTATGTTAATTAATCAAATGTCCAACTGGTCACCACGTCTGTATTGTAAATATGCGGTTACGAATAATCTAGCCAAAGTAATAGTAGAAAAACTCCAATCATTTCAATTTATTTGAAAGGAGAAAATGACTCTGTCTTGTCTATATTTGTTTTTTCTTAAAAGAAGATTACATTTTCCTTTTTTTAGATTTACAAATAAATCTCGAAACTTCAACATTAAATTAGAATATCATTAAATTGtcttaaattttatcatattgttCCCCTTTTCATAAACTTCTCTTTCTTTGGATCAATCAAACAATACCTACAACACTCTAATTCTTGCATTGGCTGAAATTGATATGGTGATTTCTAGAATGATGTTTTTTGTTGGGCAAGGAATGAGTAAATAAgagataatttaatttaattttagtaaatatatttttatgtaaataAAAAGAGTAAGTTTATTTTATAAATGTAACACCATGTGGGATTTTCTAGTTGGTtcttttaatataaattaaattttggtCTAAAAGCTATAACGGAATAATACTTTGTATCAAGTTGTACCAAGAAGAAATTTAAGTGTCAAAGTAAGGGCAAATAGTGAATTAGACCTATTCCATTACTTACATCAAATTCTAGATTTTCTGTCAACCAAATTTTAACCCACACAAGTTATATATTGTCAATGGTTTAAATATGTAAGAGCATTTctattaatttagttttaatctttaaaagtatataaaaattttaaaaataaataaaattttatatttaaaataaaaatcttaataatatttaaaaattacaaagTTTTATAGAAGttttcaaaaatttgaaaaaaatcttTAATTTAAAACGAATAAAAATTCatctaaaagaatttaaaaattataaaaaaatccaaaattaaaagTATTAATTACTTCTTGAATGGTAATATTCATTTAGTTTATATTAAAATAGGATTTCGACaaatactttttaatttaattatttaaactcGATTTAATACTCATTTGATGTTTAAACTTTGGAAAGGACTTATTACTATTAAGAAGTAAAtagcatttaaaaaaaaattggaactTTCCTATATTTTTAAATGTACTTTCTAAAAGAACTTATagtatttatgttatttttagaattttttatacAAAATCtataaactttcaatttttatacttttaaataataatgattaaattgacaAAAGCCATAGATTAAGTTTCTCtgattttttataattacaaaattaaGTGAAGGGATCaaagaatttaaaatgaaaaaaatacatgtttaaaaagattaatgtataataactaaattaaatttaaaatttaaaaagattaCAAGAACCTTACTACCTTTGAACTTGTTTTAATAggttaaatcatgttttcattcaTCCCTTTACTGTATCTAAGTTGAAGATATAgttattgaaattataattttaccttaaaccctaaattacTAATCATGAAAATTGTCATTAGTGATTTaaagaaaaactcaaaaaaaagttatttattaaaagGCTATTCAAACTCATGATGTtagactctttttttttttttaatgagaaTTTTTGGGTAAGtaaaaatttattcataattttGTACTTAATGGTGCAATTTACC from Gossypium arboreum isolate Shixiya-1 chromosome 9, ASM2569848v2, whole genome shotgun sequence includes the following:
- the LOC108454068 gene encoding short-chain dehydrogenase TIC 32 B, chloroplastic, which encodes MHPIPLISQSSSSFVVKKKMVGVFRLVSGYPGPSGFGSASTAQEVTEGIDGTNLTALVTGGASGIGLETSRVLALRGVHVIIGARNMKAANEAKNKIVRENTRARIDVLELDLCSTSSIRAFADNFIALHLPLNILINNAGIMFCPFQLSQDGIEVQLATNHIGHFLLTNLLLDTMKNTVKATGIQGRIVNLSSIAHHYCYYKGIRFHKINHKQGYSEKRAYGQSKLANILHANELSRRLQEEGVNITVNSVHPGLIMTPLFRHSAALMKLLKFFSFFLWKNVPQGAATTCYVALHPRLNGVTGKYFADCNEMRPSSYARNESLGRELWEFSNKLISSVSEP